Within Triticum dicoccoides isolate Atlit2015 ecotype Zavitan chromosome 1B, WEW_v2.0, whole genome shotgun sequence, the genomic segment GTGCCCGGTCGGTTTTACTGAGGGAAAAAAATGAAGTATTGCCCCTGAAAACTATCTATAAGCAAATGCCATCTCAAGTTGCTGCCCAACACTTTTCAGTACCTACATGGCTCACACTTGGCCCTCTGTGACCAGTTGAGCTAATGTAGTTTTTTTTTTTTGGCCAGTCACTCAATTTAGGCTCAGTTCGTGGTGCGCTGAGCTGTATTGAACTTAGTCTTTAGGAAAAAGTTGGTTACACAAACAGTAAAATGGGCAAAAGCTGGTTGGGCAAACAGGATTATCATAATCAACCACAATGCCAAACGTGGCCTTTGAAAGTATTGGTCAACAGTCCTGATTCGCTTTTGGACATCATGACCTCGTTCTGTTCCTGCTTACTCTGAATCTAATCCACAAGGCTAATCTTACAGGCATATATGTGGTTCCAAGATCTTGTTTGCCTTGATCTGATATCCTAGAGTTAAATTATCTTTGATGGGTTTGATCTGAATAGTATGCGAGGTGGAACTGATGCGGTGCTTGGAATCAGTTACCAAGGGAGCTTATGTTCTTTGTTTGCTGTGTTCCAGTTGACATGACTGGTTCTTCCATTTTGTTTGCTTGCTTTATGATCTTATTGTCGAACAACCATGCCCTGCCTGTCCTTGACTCCTTGAATCACTTCTCTACTTCATTAATTCTAGTCATGCCTTGCCTGTGCAGAGTGTGGCCTACGACCGGTCCAGCGCTCCCAAGGATTTCCAGGTCAGCGGGTGGTACCAAGGAGCAGACGACGATTCAGACAAGCAACCACGCACGCCGACAAGCCTAGGAGAGTTCACTTACGACCTCGAGAAGAGCAACGCCCAGACCTTCCAGCTAGACAGGACCACCGCCGACGCGTCGGTCATCAACATGGTCCGGCTCGACTTCTCCTCGAACCACGGACAGCCTGAGCTGACGTGCATCTACCGCTTCAGGGTGCACGGCAGCGAGCCTGGCTCTCTTGGCGCTGCGGCGTTGTGAGGCCTGATCTAGTTAGTACCTGTGTGCCTGGGACCATACGGTTTTTCCTGTTTAGCTTTGATTGAAGACTTGAAGCCCCTGCGAGACAATAGGTTCAAGTTGATTCTAATCTGTAGCATAATGTTGCCACTATGGACAGACGCTGACTTACTGTTCTTGTTCCTAGCTAGAGgtgctaatttctctctcaaaaaaaaccTAGAGGTGCTAATTGCTTGTATCTGGCAACTATGATTGCTCCCTGTACCCTACCGTGGCAGTATCTGTAATGTAAAATTATTAATTAGGGTGTGAACTGGGGTAGTGTTCTTGTGTGTTTGGAGTTTTTTATTTGCTGTGAGATTGCCCTATATTTTTGTTAATCTCAACTACTCCTTCCGATCCAAAATATAGTGCTTCATCTATTcctgtgcttcaactttgaccataaacttAACCAACAAGATCGACTATGGCGGGAGTAAAAATTATACTAGTGAATTTGTATTCAAAagaagtttccaattatataattttttctcccgccgcagttggtgttgttagttaaatttatggtcaaagttagacCTTGAAAAGCGTGGACACATTATATTTTGGAATGTAGTACTATTTACATGACGTGCACTGATTATCGACATTAAAACTGTCCTGGCGTATCTTCTTTGTCATACTTTCGGTTTGTACAAGGCGAATTTACAAATCTATAGTTAAAGGCTGAGATAGGAAATACAGTACAAGATTGCCAATTTCTTGGATGTTAGATTTTTGTGAGGATATACAGTACACAGAGACTGAATGGTGGGAGAAGCGTCGAAGGAGGAACAAATTTACGGAGTTTGACGTTTCTCTATTTTGTTATCTGCAATACGCTGCAAGCCTGATGCGTGTTACTGCAGATCTTTGTTTTGTGTTCTGCATGAAGAATCAACACGGTGACTGCTACCATTTCAGTTTTTGTTCTTATTCTTGAGTTGCATAGCAAATTAAACAACAGCACCAGCACATGCACACCGTCCACCTCAGCAGAAGCTCTCTTCTGGTGTCAGAGAAGCTGATGAAGAGGGAGGTTGCGGAGCAGGAGCCGGACAAAACCTCCTGGTTTGAAACAATATGAAACATCTTCCACATACAAACACCAAGAAATCAGAAAGCTCCAACTGACGACTAAACAATCACATTTGAACGGCAACCAGTACAAACTCCAACCACAAAGTTCGATAGATAGTCCGCTCAGATAAATATCAACAAAATTGGATGGAACTTACGAAAGAGACTTAGGCATACGAGGCGACAAAACAATACATTTCTGTCTCGGGATGTATACACTGGTCCCTGCCATTCTTTCCTAACCGTTATCCACGGATAGATATTCTTGATGGCTTCTCCTTGCTTTGTGTCGTCCTAAAAGTAGTTATTCGGTTTTCTGGAGATTAAACATATTGATGCATCCAGCAACCTCCTTACCAAAAAACAAGTTTCAACCTGCATTGGTTCAGGGAGACTAGAGCAGTTTGACCGTGTGTTACTGAAAATTTCTCCTCGGCCCAAGCCGGATTTGCAGGTTGTCCAAAACACGGGCAACATTGACAAGCCGTGGATCGTCAGAAGGAATTTCTCGTTCCTGCGTCGGGAATACAAGAGACCATGAAACAGGGTTAGAATCCACGTACGGTCAATTTTATTCTAGTTTGTTCAGTCAAGCACACTGATACGTTGAAGCAAGCCTTGTTGTTTTTATTGCGTGGCATGCACGGTAAGCTCTCAAAATTTGATAAAACTCAACCAGTTTCGGCATAGTAAACTAATGTTATAATTGAACCCAATCCAAAGTTACGAAAGAAACACGGGAGGACTCCAAGGTGAGGAAAATATACCAGATGACATGACTGACTCTAAAATATTGAAGCTTACCTTCAATCCCTTGTAGTATGCTTCAACAGCAGGAAATGCTGGAATTATATTGCGGGTTTGCAGCATATCCCAGATATAATTTGCAGTTGTATATCCACCAGTCTGAACAAACCCACAGAAATTTCAACAGTCATTGGTGCAACTCGATTTTTCTTTCAGGAAGCATTAGCACTTCTGTGACTTCAGTACTGAAAGGTGGCAGTTGTGCTGCTTACCTTTTCACCAGAAGCCGCTAGTAGAAGATCCGTCCCCATCTTGGGATTCAAGAAGAATTTTCTTTCAGTCATTTTCTCCTGAAAAATATTGTAAACCGTAAGATTTTGAACTCCCGAGTTAGTCAAACTGTAACACAAAACTAGAAGGAAGGAATTACCAAGGTTGCTTGAGCAACTTCCATTCCTCTTGGAGTATACCCTATCATAGCTCCCTCGGCAAGTGTCTGCATTCCATTGATGCATAGAATATAAAAGGTGCATGTGAGAAATTGAGAACACATGGTGTGGATAAGAGAGATACATAGATTCCTAATTATATATTTTATTGTTACACGAATCCTATGTAGGACCTTAATTAGCTACTCTATAGTAAAGTTATCTATATTATTTTGTATGCATATTATCCCAAGATGCTCAGTTTTTGGCATGTGGCTAATTTTTGTTCAGCATATAGGATTCATACGGTACCAAATTCAAACTTCAAATTTGATTTCCATCTTTTACTTTTTTAAAATATAGTGAAATATAACTGTTATTTGTGAAATCTGAGAGCTACCACTGTTGGATCCACTAATCAAAATGGTCTCTTAATCAAAAATTAGCAGCTAGCTTAAAGTTAATAAGCAGCAGTACGATTGTGTTTTAGAGCCTGTGACTATAAAGGAACAATAAATCCTGTAGTGGTTAATTGGAAAGTTCTACAAAGATTCTGAAAGTTCACAACTAAATTTTTGAGATCAAAATAGTCCAAGGCACAAGGCCTGATGTGTACCgcgaaacatgtccatcactaggatTTGAAGATTCGTAATGGAATTAAACCTATGTTGCTTTCAACCACAAATATTAAATTTGAAGTTATAACTTTAACAATATACTCACCACATACAGCTCTGCGGGTGTGGGTTTCGAGCTTGAGAACTCTTCAAACATCTTAACAGCGGAATCAATATCTCCACATCGAAGATAACACCTTTTCAGTTAAAGGACAAGAAATTAACAGATAGATCCAGAAGTTGATAGAAATCATTACCATAGAAAAGGACAAACATGATGGGTTGCCAAATGACAATTGCAGGTATCCTAAAAATAGACACTGCATTTCGAAATACTATGTACATTTACCTAAACATCGGTACATAGTGCGATTCATTGATTTGCAATGTCCACTTTATAAGATTGTTAATTCAACGTGCACAAGAGACTTTTCAGTATGCATAATGTGCAGGCTTAAAGTTTTGGACAGCGAAGCTATATCAGTGAATCTCGACAAAGATGACGATTCCTTGATGAGTTCTCGACATACTAAGAAGCTGAACATATCAGGAGCAATTAACCATTGAAGTTCCTCATAACCATGCAATGTATCATTAGATCAATACTGTTCAGCATGCAGAGTTGCAGATTACCTTACAGCTTGCATCACAATGAAGGCATCATAATTAAAATTCTCTTTAGTGAACATGTCAAGAAGTGCTTCGAGTGTCTGCAAAATTGTAAAGAGGATTAAATTTCATAGTAGGTAAAGCTCAACTTCATGGCATGAGCTAACTACGAAATGTAAGATAACTAAATTATGGACATGTGAATTTGTCAAGTATCAATGCTGCTGGGCAGTAACTAGACACGGCTTACTAAAAACACAGTGAAAATGCAGCATAGCACACCTCTTTGCTCCCCAAGTCTGCACAAGCATGGATAGCAACATGATAAATTGTTAACTGCTTAAATATAAATCCTCTTCTGTGTGCAAATTCTGCTGTTGGCAAGTTGTATAGCTCTTCGTCTGACACATTCATCATTATATTCTCAGCACTATCATTTGCTACCCTTTCAACATACCGCCAACCTTTTGACTGCTGGACGAACTCAAGAATCTGAAAACAAAGTAGAGAAAAGGATGAGCACAGTTATGTTAAATGCACCACCACAACAAACTTTCTTGAGTGCATAACATACTTTTGCCGGAGTATCCTCACTGGCTGGTGTCTTGTTCTTGAATGCAGTTATTAGTCCAGCATAACAAAACTTGTTTAATCCAAGTCCAGCGGCGGTCATATCACGAACTATAGCATAACTGGTAAAACAATCACATTAGTGTTTCTCCCAGCATAGATAATAAACGGATATACTGGAAAGATTTGCTGTTCAGgataaattatactccctccatccggtatTAGTtgacgctcaaacggatgtatcaacACGCTTAGGAAGTACGTTGGAAAACATGCTTAGCTACCTaatataattctagagcaaaacttGCCACAAGCTGAAGAGACAACCTAGGCACTAGTGGAATTGATGTCTTCTGATAACGTATCCCCCCACATTATGCGAGGAAAACTGGCACTCCTACTCTGTAACCTCCAGAGGCTCTTATAACCCTTGATGTACCAACACGTTACATGTAGTCTAGTGTTCAAATTTGTGGAACTAGTAGTAATTAATCCTGTATTTTTAGTGGTCTAAATGGAGCTTTACTAACGGAAATACGAAAACAAGGGAACAGCTATTGTACAATCTGCAGGCCTTGGCTTATTTGCTCCAAGTGCCCAGTTGATAAGTCACAACATCATGGTAAAGATAGTCAACCACAGTGTATATCTTGGAATACGTGATTTCGTATTTCAGTCTTAAATGTTGCATGCTTCTACAATCTGAAAACATACAAATTGATGCGAAGGACCCCTTACACTTGATCAGTACGCCCAGTTGCTGCAAGTGCATTCAAGAGACAAATGTAGGTTTCTCCTTTCAACTTAACGCCATGTGCTTTCATTTCTTCCAGAAGCTTCAGTACAGGTAACAAAAGTTAGAGCATTAGTGAGCACGAGTAACAGAAGAGAGGCATCGGCAGCAACTCAGAAATACGTAGGAGGATAACCAACCAAGATTGCCGCATCCGAGTTCTTGCATTTCCCGCAAGTGGAAATCAGAAAATTGTATAGGTTAACCTACAAAGAATTGAGCCATTAGCCTAATTCGTCCGACAAAATAAAAAGGGAATTGGCATAGGAGATGAAGGCATGTAAAGAAGAGAGTGGTCTAACATCAGGCTGCAAGCCCATTTCTCTCATCTGATCGCGGAAGTAGAAAGCATCTTGTAGCCGGCTGCCTTTCATGGTGCCGACTATGAGGTTGTGGAATGTGTCACGCACAGGCTGCACCCCGTCGAGTAGCATGTCATCGTAGGCATCACGAAGCAGGTAGGGCCTGAAGACAACACGAAAGCATTTAATTCAGACTCGGAAAGAAACAATTAGGTTGGCACAGGCATGCGCGTACCCACACCAGATCATCGACGCAACAATAGCAGCTTAACAAAACTATCCTAACGGGAAATGCCACTGCTCGGAACTGCGTCGAACAGGTGGTGTGCAGGAACCGAAACGAGGGCGGGACGTGCCTGCGCTGCTGGACGAGGGACCCGATGACGGTGTTGTACTCGGAGACATTGTTGGCGTAGTTGCGGCGCATGTACTCCTCCGTGGACGTCGCCACGCCGCGCCGCCCCAtccccgcggccgccgccgccgccgccgccgccgcctgagccgTAGCATGCCGCAGCTGCCCTGCACCGCCAGATCCAGATGTTAGTCCCGCGGAATTTGCGAGCGAGCGAGACGGgatcttgtgagagggggaggaggagaccTTGGAGCAGGAGGGAGTTCTTGAGGAGGCCCATGGCGGATGGTGGGGGGAGAGGTGGTGGCGCTGCGTCGACTGAGGAAGAGAGACGAGAGAATGGGAGGAGGGTTTAAGAGTTACTGAGATGGCCGAGATCGATGTGGACCGAGGCCCATGGGCAGGTTTACGTTTCGTCTCACGGGCCAGGTCCTAGTTTCCATGTGCTTTTTATCCTATTTCTCTAAAAAAAAGTGTTTTTTATCCAGATTCTCGAAAAAGGCGCTTTCTTATCCATATCCTGTTTGGGACTGCTTTTCTCTTTAAAATTCAGTTCCGCTTCAAAAAAACACAAGCCAAAGGGGATAGCTCACGATATGCTGCTTCGCAAAAACTAGAATATGGGGTGCAATTTCTAGTTTTTTATGAAGCTCTTTAGGGGGTGCTCCAAAAAATTCTAGAAGTTGGGGTTGGGGGAAAATTATCCACCATTGTCACCAGTAAGTGGATACTCCTTTGTTTCTCCCCTCTCACCCAATCAAATAGATCATTTCCACCAAAATTCTCATTCTTGAAGCTGGAGCTAGATGGAAGCCAAACATTCTCTTTGGTAGTGCTACAAAATCAGATaccaacccgaatagaagagagatcagagtcccagagtatagacgaggagtaaaagatcctaataccactcaatgtcgacgtgggcctgtaagccacacaaccatgttagtaaaacaatttttcaaagactagactcgacttcagccaaggagttggaaatgGGGTTTCTACAGGCAgtgagctctgataccaacttgtgacgccctcaatttaatcgtacactaatcatacacgcaaatgtatatgatcaagattagggatcacgggaagatatcacaacacaactctagacaccaaCTAAAATAATACAAGCcagtggcctcgagggctcgaatacagaagCTCGatgcaaacgagtcagcggaagcaac encodes:
- the LOC119324899 gene encoding pentatricopeptide repeat-containing protein At4g35850, mitochondrial-like, with the translated sequence MGLLKNSLLLQGQLRHATAQAAAAAAAAAAGMGRRGVATSTEEYMRRNYANNVSEYNTVIGSLVQQRRPYLLRDAYDDMLLDGVQPVRDTFHNLIVGTMKGSRLQDAFYFRDQMREMGLQPDVNLYNFLISTCGKCKNSDAAILLLEEMKAHGVKLKGETYICLLNALAATGRTDQVYAIVRDMTAAGLGLNKFCYAGLITAFKNKTPASEDTPAKILEFVQQSKGWRYVERVANDSAENIMMNVSDEELYNLPTAEFAHRRGFIFKQLTIYHVAIHACADLGSKETLEALLDMFTKENFNYDAFIVMQAVRCYLRCGDIDSAVKMFEEFSSSKPTPAELYVTLAEGAMIGYTPRGMEVAQATLEKMTERKFFLNPKMGTDLLLAASGEKTGGYTTANYIWDMLQTRNIIPAFPAVEAYYKGLKEREIPSDDPRLVNVARVLDNLQIRLGPRRNFQ